A genome region from Trichosurus vulpecula isolate mTriVul1 chromosome 5, mTriVul1.pri, whole genome shotgun sequence includes the following:
- the LOC118850680 gene encoding dystrophia myotonica WD repeat-containing protein-like — protein sequence MAAGAEGGTGAGALGDCAEIKSQFRTREGFYKLLPGAEGAARRAGPAPAPGPASAASCAAPTSAPGPAPGPAPAAPGSAAAAAASGAGAPSPPGPGPALPAVRLSLVRLGEPDPAAASGEPTGPPPAAGDRVCFNLGRELCFYPGGSGRRGSHRSIDLNKPIDKRIYKGTQPTCHDFNQYTAATETISLLVGFSAGQVQYLDLIKKDTSKLFNEERLIDKTKVTHLKWLPESESLFLASHASGHLCLYDVSRPCVPAPPQYSLLKQGEGFAVYTAKGKAPRNPLAKWAVGEGPLNEFAFSPDGRHLACVSQDGCLRVFHFDSMLLRGLMKSYFGGLLCVCWSPDGRYVVTGGEDDLVTVWSFTEARVVARSHGHKSWVNAVAFDPYTTRSEEEPEEEGTPSGSEREAGSLPRLPPPAFTYRFGSAGQDTQFCLWDLTEDVLYPRPPLARPRALAGSTEAAPVTPGPLPRSLSRSNSLPHPAVSGKGAGTGTGGVTEPGTPFSIGKFATLTLQERRDKGADKEHKRYHSLGNISRGGSGGSSSGDKLGGPAPRGRLDPAKVLGTALCPRIHEVPLLEPLVCKKIAQERLTVLLFLEDCIITACQEGLICTWARPGKAGLSSQPANSPSGTVV from the coding sequence ATGGCGGCGGGCGCGGAGGGCGGCACGGGCGCGGGGGCCCTGGGCGACTGCGCCGAGATCAAGTCGCAGTTCCGGACGCGCGAGGGCTTCTACAAGCTGCTGCCCGGCGCCGAGGGCGCAGCCCGGCGGGCGGGTCCGGCCCCGGCCCCCGGCCCGGCCTCCGCCGCCTCCTGCGCGGCCCCGACCTCGGCCCCGGGCCCGGCCCCCGGCCCAGCCCCCGCCGCCCCGGGctccgccgctgccgccgccgcctccgGGGCCGGGGCCCCCTCCCCGCCCGGGCCGGGGCCCGCGCTGCCCGCCGTGCGCCTGAGCCTCGTGCGCCTGGGCGAGCCCGACCCCGCCGCCGCCTCCGGGGAGCCCACCGGACCGCCCCCGGCCGCCGGCGACCGGGTCTGCTTCAACCTAGGCCGAGAGCTGTGCTTCTATCCGGGAGGATCCGGGCGCCGAGGCAGCCACCGGTCCATAGATCTCAACAAGCCCATTGACAAGCGGATCTACAAGGGTACCCAGCCTACTTGTCATGACTTCAACCAGTACACTGCAGCCACCGAGACCATCTCTCTGCTGGTGGGCTTCTCAGCGGGCCAAGTCCAGTACCTAGACCTGATCAAAAAGGATACCAGCAAACTCTTCAATGAGGAGAGGCTGATTGACAAGACCAAGGTGACCCACCTGAAGTGGCTGCCCGAGTCAGAAAGCCTGTTCCTGGCCTCCCACGCCAGTGGCCACCTCTGTCTGTATGATGTGTCTCGTCCCTgtgtccctgccccaccccagtaCAGCCTGCTCAAGCAGGGGGAAGGCTTCGCCGTCTACACTGCCAAGGGGAAGGCACCCCGAAACCCACTGGCCAAGTGGGCTGTGGGTGAGGGCCCTCTGAATGAGTTTGCCTTTTCCCCGGACGGGCGTCACCTGGCCTGCGTGAGCCAGGATGGCTGCCTGCGCGTCTTCCACTTCGATTCCATGCTCTTGCGGGGCCTCATGAAAAGCTACTTTGGAGGTCTGCTCTGTGTGTGCTGGAGCCCCGATGGGCGCTACGTGGTGACGGGGGGCGAAGATGACCTGGTCACCGTGTGGTCCTTCACCGAGGCCCGAGTGGTGGCCAGAAGCCATGGCCACAAGTCTTGGGTCAACGCTGTAGCCTTTGATCCATATACCACAAGGAGTGAGGAAGAACCAGAGGAGGAAGGGACCCCAAGTGGGAGCGAGCGGGAGGCAGGCTCCTTGCCCCGGCTGCCTCCCCCAGCCTTCACCTACCGCTTTGGCTCAGCTGGCCAGGACACGCAGTTCTGCCTGTGGGACCTGACGGAGGACGTGCTCTACCCCCGGCCCCCACTGGCCCGGCCCCGGGCCCTGGCTGGCAGCACGGAGGCTGCACCTGTCACCCCAGGGCCCCTGCCCAGATCCCTGTCCCGATCTAACAGCCTCCCGCACCCGGCAGTGAGTGGCAAGGGTGCCGGGACAGGCACGGGTGGAGTGACGGAGCCTGGGACCCCCTTCAGCATCGGCAAGTTTGCCACGCTGACCCTCCAGGAGCGTCGTGACAAGGGTGCGGACAAAGAGCACAAGCGCTACCACAGCCTGGGCAACATCAGCCGGGGTGGCAGTGGCGGCAGTAGCAGCGGAGACAAGCTGGGCGGGCCAGCCCCCCGAGGCCGCCTGGACCCAGCCAAGGTGCTGGGCACGGCCCTGTGCCCTCGAATCCATGAGGTGCCCCTGCTGGAGCCCCTGGTATGTAAGAAGATTGCCCAGGAGCGCCTCACCGTCCTCCTCTTCTTGGAGGACTGTATCATCACCGCCTGTCAGGAGGGTCTCATCTGTACCTGGGCCCGGCCTGGCAAAGCTGGCCTCTCCTCCCAGCCTGCCAACTCCCCCAGCGGCACTGTGGTGTGA